From the genome of Rhineura floridana isolate rRhiFlo1 chromosome 7, rRhiFlo1.hap2, whole genome shotgun sequence, one region includes:
- the LOC133388379 gene encoding heparan sulfate glucosamine 3-O-sulfotransferase 1-like: MAFLLVSAYLLVTHAHSAPVENGALMETLKSQVMLFSNKSEHYSAQVRPPGTSRRIPHTIIIGVRKGGTRALLEMLDVHPNIVVAATEVHFFDWDENYMKGIDWYRSLMPFSYENQITIEKTPGYFTSPQAPERIHDMNSSIKLLLILRDPTERVISDYTQVYYNRLESHKPVQLFEDIVIKNGALNTKYKAIQRSLYDIHMERWLKHFHLDQIHIVDGNTLIKDPLPELQKVERFLNLPSRIMSSNFYFNQTKGFYCIRSDGRERCLHESKGRPHPVVNSTVLEQLYSYFREHNAKFYRMINHSFDWH; the protein is encoded by the coding sequence ATGGCCTTTCTACTGGTGTCAGCATACCTTCTGGTGACTCATGCCCATAGTGCTCCAGTTGAGAATGGGGCCCTCATGGAGACTCTGAAATCCCAAGTTATGTTGTTCAGCAATAAGAGTGAACATTATTCAGCACAAGTAAGACCTCCTGGAACGAGCAGACGAATACCTCACACAATCATCATTGGAGTTCGCAAAGGAGGGACCAGAGCTTTACTTGAAATGTTGGATGTTCACCCAAATATTGTGGTAGCAGCTACTGAAGTTCACTTTTTTGACTGGGATGAGAATTATATGAAGGGAATTGACTGGTACAGGAGCCTGATGCCATTTTCATACGAAAATCAAATAACTATTGAGAAAACACCAGGCTATTTTACCTCGCCACAGGCTCCCGAAAGGATTCATGATATGAATAGCTCTATTAAACTGCTGCTTATTCTAAGAGACCCCACAGAGAGAGTTATCTCTGATTATACCCAAGTCTATTACAATAGACTGGAAAGCCACAAGCCTGTTCAGCTCTTTGAAGACATTGTTATTAAAAATGGAGCACTTAATACCAAATACAAGGCTATCCAGAGAAGTCTATATGACATCCATATGGAGAGGTGGCTTAAACATTTCCATTTGGATCAGATTCACATAGTAGATGGGAATACCTTGATCAAGGACCCTCTTCCTGAGTTACAAAAAGTGGAAAGATTTCTTAACCTGCCTTCCAGAATCATGTCTTCAAATTTTTATTTTAACCAGACCAAGGGGTTCTATTGCATTAGGAGTGATGGAAGAGAGAGATGTTTACATGAATCAAAAGGGCGCCCACATCCTGTTGTCAACAGTACTGTTTTAGAGCAACTTTACTCCTACTTCAGagagcacaatgcaaaattttaCAGAATGATTAATCATTCTTTTGACTGGCATTAG